One Spinacia oleracea cultivar Varoflay chromosome 4, BTI_SOV_V1, whole genome shotgun sequence DNA segment encodes these proteins:
- the LOC110775721 gene encoding uncharacterized protein isoform X2 produces MLFKEEKIRMCNWTSMVVLNFWYHGKFIFHPKRGYEQGLSETIISSRNRLSLTHMHKLIEKLGCKKEYTIWYVEDMKRFHEDGIAIKDPDDFYNLVELTKSNLVIHIVVQHRDVEEEEGKGLQNERWRLTQQRLPKNLG; encoded by the exons ATGCTCTTCAAAGAGGAAAAAATAAG GATGTGCAATTGGACTTCCATGGTTGTCCTTAACTTTTGGTATCATGGGAAGTTCATATTTCATCCAAAACGTGGGTACGAGCAAGGATTGTCAGAGACGATTATCTCGAGTAGAAATCGATTAAGTCTTACTCATATGCACAAGCTCATTGAAAAATTAGGCTGTAAAAAAGAATACACGATCTGGTATGTTGAAGATATGAAAAGATTTCATGAGGACGGTATTGCAATCAAAGATCCAGATGACTTTTACAATCTCGTGGAGCTGACAAAATCAAATCTGGTGATACATATCGTCGTTCAACATCGAGatgttgaagaagaagaagggaagGGGCTGCAAAACGAAAGGTGGCGGCTAACCCAACAACGTCTACCAAAAAACCTAGG ATAA
- the LOC110775721 gene encoding uncharacterized protein isoform X1, which translates to MGCALSQFAILVEKLTGKQKMWIVDMGFEELLFTRINSSDPKFGYWITSRFDPKTLQLKVRDNYRVRIDEEMVNWVLGIPPEKALLHPSLSNKSTALNIKKLYKNTMYGAVTQSEVFGKIVDDRTEKESFQRHFLLYALGTILCPTQKCGWISPLHLSVLPIASQASGYNWGRYVLDWLVKYGNKFNASKEGYGGCTLLLVVSPYFAIMFAYCLC; encoded by the coding sequence ATGGGATGTGCTCTTAGTCAATTCGCAATTCTAGTTGAGAAATTAACCGGAAAACAAAAGATGTGGATTGTTGATATGGGCTTTGAAGAACTTTTATTCACGAGGATTAACAGTAGTGACCCAAAGTTTGGGTACTGGATTACTTCCAGGTTTGATCCCAAAACCTTGCAATTAAAAGTAAGGGATAACTATAGGGTTAGAATTGATGAGGAAATGGTAAATTGGGTCTTAGGAATACCACCCGAAAAAGCTTTGCTGCATCCAAGTTTGTCAAACAAGAGTACCGCGCTAAACATTAAGAAGTTATACAAGAACACAATGTACGGAGCTGTTACACAGTCTGAGGTTTTTGGTAAAATAGTCGATGACCGAACAGAGAAAGAGTCATTTCAAAGGCACTTCTTATTGTACGCACTAGGCACCATTTTATGTCCAACACAAAAGTGTGGCTGGATAAGCCCTTTGCATCTCAGCGTCCTCCCGATAGCGAGTCAAGCATCCGGTTATAATTGGGGACGTTATGTACTGGACTGGCTTGTGAAATACGGAAACAAATTCAATGCCTCAAAGGAAGGATACGGGGGGTGTACTCTGCTTTTGGTCGTGAGTCCCTACTTTGCAATAATGTTTGCGTACTGTTTATGCTAA
- the LOC110780428 gene encoding aspartic proteinase NANA, chloroplast has translation MIDLHFFLFLSLTIKMLLSLSLSLLLLLHHSTTASGNTTSDHDYLKLQLIHIKPFKTPSQILLFDTHRILSLHHRQHHHHHHTNHNHFVKSPLISGASIGSGQYFAGISIGTPPQNLMLVADTGSDLTWIKCSACRGPNCTTTHPPNSAFFPRHSLSFRPTHCYAPACQLVPHSPDSAHCTRPHTRLHSSCLYDYSYADGSTTSGIFSRETTSFNSTSGKLIHVPNLSFGCGFHASGPAVSDTGFDGATGVMGLGRGPISFAAQLGRRFGNKFSYCLQDYTFSPPPISYLMIGGGHDVVLKKEKGKGYHPVRSTPLIQSKPSPTFYYISIQTVIIDGVKLPINPSVWALDNLGNGGTVIDSGTTLTFVPEAAYREILTVMRKRVKLPQLGELTQQFDLCVNTSGVNRPSLPRMSFILGGDSVFNPPPRNYFIDVAEDVKCLALQTVISPSGFSVIGNLMQQGFLFEFDNDGSRLLFSRNGCSGGPHP, from the coding sequence ATGATAGATCTCCATTTTTtcttatttctctctctaacaaTTAAGATGCTCCTTTCcctttcactctctctcctcctcctcctccaccacAGCACCACCGCAAGTGGAAACACTACCTCCGACCATGACTACCTAAAACTTCAACTCATCCACATTAAACCATTCAAAACCCCTTCACAGATCCTCCTCTTTGACACCCACCGTATTCTCTCACTCCACCACCGCCaacaccaccatcaccaccacacTAACCACAACCATTTTGTCAAATCACCCCTCATCTCCGGCGCCTCAATAGGCTCTGGCCAATACTTCGCCGGAATATCCATCGGAACTCCCCCTCAGAACCTCATGTTGGTTGCCGACACAGGCAGTGACCTCACTTGGATCAAATGCTCCGCCTGCCGCGGCCCTAACTGCACCACCACTCACCCTCCTAACTCCGCTTTCTTCCCCCGCCACTCTCTCTCCTTCCGCCCTACTCACTGCTACGCTCCTGCTTGCCAACTCGTTCCTCACTCGCCCGATTCCGCTCATTGTACTCGTCCTCACACCCGACTACACTCCTCCTGCTTGTATGACTACTCCTACGCCGACGGGTCCACCACCTCGGGTATCTTCTCCAGAGAAACGACATCTTTTAACTCAACCTCTGGTAAGTTAATCCATGTCCCAAATCTCAGCTTCGGGTGCGGGTTTCACGCTTCGGGTCCTGCCGTTTCCGATACGGGTTTCGACGGTGCTACTGGGGTAATGGGTTTGGGGCGTGGGCCCATTTCATTCGCGGCCCAGTTAGGAAGAAGGTTCGGGAACAAATTCTCCTACTGTTTACAAGACTACACATTCTCACCTCCTCCAATTAGCTACCTCATGATAGGCGGAGGCCACGACGTCGTTTTAAAGAAAGAGAAGGGTAAGGGTTATCATCCGGTGCGGTCGACTCCACTGATACAAAGTAAACCCTCACCCACATTTTACTACATTAGTATTCAAACCGTGATCATTGACGGTGTGAAATTACCGATTAACCCCTCAGTGTGGGCTCTTGACAACCTCGGTAACGGTGGAACTGTCATAGACTCCGGCACGACGTTAACGTTTGTTCCCGAGGCTGCTTATCGTGAGATCCTAACGGTAATGAGAAAACGCGTGAAGTTGCCTCAACTCGGTGAACTGACTCAGCAGTTTGATCTCTGTGTCAACACGTCCGGGGTGAACCGGCCAAGTCTTCCTAGGATGAGTTTTATACTCGGTGGTGACTCGGTGTTTAACCCGCCGCCTCGTAATTATTTCATTGACGTGGCGGAGGACGTTAAGTGCCTGGCTTTACAGACCGTTATCTCGCCGTCGGGATTTTCTGTGATTGGTAATCTTATGCAACAGGGGTTCTTGTTTGAATTCGATAACGATGGTTCACGGCTGTTGTTTTCACGTAACGGTTGTAGTGGAGGTCCACATCCGTGA